The stretch of DNA CTACATCCTCTTGCTAGTGCAGAAAATGTAGCTTCTTTCTGGAAACGACCGCCTTTTCCAGTTACAGACGAGCAGAAACATTTTTATTACGAAGCACTGATTTCTGTTGAGACAAATCGTGAAGCTCTATTGTCTTTGCCCCGACAACTGGTCCATCACGACTTATTGGTCTTCAACTTATTATCTGTAGACCGCTGTATTACGGGGGTCTTGGATTTTGATTTCCTTGCGGTCGATATCTCTTTTTTGGAATTCGTGATAAGCCTTAATCATGTTCTTCAGATGTCTGGCGGATCACTTGAAATGGCGGCAGCTTTTATTGAAGGGTATGCTGTGTTTCGGACCTGCTCATCTGAGGAATTGCTGCAACTACGCACATTGACCCGTTTGTACCATATTGCTGTCCTACACATATATATAGGACAATACGGAGCAGGTAAGGACAACTCTACTGCTTTTGCCTACATTGCGAATCAACTAATTGAACGAGATAACTGGTTGGAGCATAATAAAAGTCATCTAGAAGGGTTGCTATTACCGTTATTTCGAAAGGAAACCCTCTAAAATCCGAACAGTTAAATAATCGACCACAGAAGAGGCGGTTGATTATTATTTAAGATAAAATCAACAATCAAATTTAACAAAGCCTTTTGTTTAGAAGACTATATTCGGCTTTGGAGAAACTCGCTATTCTAGAAGAAACTGAACATGAGAGAGCTGGCTTAAATGCTGTCGGCCAAAAATACAGTATTAATACGGGATGGCAACGCCGGTATATGGTGTATGGTTTTGAAGGTTTGGAGAGCTGTGTTCATAATCGAGTTATAGTGCTGAGCTTAAGCTCCAAACGGTGAAGGATTACCTTGAAGGGACGTTATCCCATTATCAGACAACGATAAATATAAGATTGCTAGTAGATTCTGTACACACATATGGAGCAAAAAGAATAATGATGTGTACGTCAATGGCAATACTGTCTCGCTTCAATTCATAAACAAGGTGTTGTAATTCCGGTTGCTGATAAGCTT from Paenibacillus sp. CAA11 encodes:
- a CDS encoding phosphotransferase enzyme family protein — encoded protein: MTNALQSIIEHYFPLDTVNTEPVPFGLTNTTCFVTVNDQKYVARHYDRYTKSAESLHLEMEVTSFLLRSALSFSIPSFLPTQNGDLYVKLLDGTMGALVSYIQGTPPPLQTPDDAYLFGRVVGEVSARLSEYKRPKDINYDGIQFTDLYRLHPLASAENVASFWKRPPFPVTDEQKHFYYEALISVETNREALLSLPRQLVHHDLLVFNLLSVDRCITGVLDFDFLAVDISFLEFVISLNHVLQMSGGSLEMAAAFIEGYAVFRTCSSEELLQLRTLTRLYHIAVLHIYIGQYGAGKDNSTAFAYIANQLIERDNWLEHNKSHLEGLLLPLFRKETL